From a single Osmerus eperlanus chromosome 8, fOsmEpe2.1, whole genome shotgun sequence genomic region:
- the LOC134025324 gene encoding proton-coupled zinc antiporter SLC30A1-like → MGKMYCEPNRVRLLCMLSLTFGFFIVEVVVSRITASLAMLSDSFHMLSDVIALLVALIAVRFAEKTQATNKNTFGWIRAEVMGALVNAVFLTALCFTIILEAIERFTEPHEIEKPEVVIGVGAAGLLVNLLGLCLFHGHAGGGHGHSHGGHSHGSKKNKRGKICKSERPSGEETNNLVGHHNSPNGVNTEIRRHETNCSESQMNGMAAYEELDHDTGSLNMRGVFLHVLGDALGSVIVVVNALIFTFVWKPCRTGEACYNPCINTHTTDHQHVNHTLVDLLHGANGTAVAHMEAGPCWVLYLDPTLCIIMVCILLYTTYPLLKESALILLQTVPKQINMHRLNERLLSLEGVLAIHELHIWQLAGSRIIATAHIKCQDPTSYMDVAKRIKDFFHDEGIHATTIQPEFVTFNSESRASLCELSCRTQCAPKLCCGAGEKPGSAAAVAGLEKDANTEGDTAPASALEVISESQEQASAVKVGPRTEQEVIITREVESSL, encoded by the exons ATGGGGAAAATGTATTGTGAGCCTAACCGTGTTCGGCTGCTATGCATGCTTTCATTGACTTTTGGATTTTTCATTGTGGAAGTGGTCGTAAGCCGGATCACTGCATCTCTGGCCATGCTTTCGGACTCGTTTCATATGCTATCCGATGTCATAGCTCTGCTCGTGGCTTTGATTGCTGTGCGTTTTGCCGAGAAAACGCAAGCGACGAATAAGAACACATTCGGATGGATCCGGGCAGAAGTGATGGGGGCTTTGGTCAACGCCGTCTTCCTCACGGCTCTTTGTTTCACAATAATCTTAGAGGCTATCGAGCGTTTCACAGAGCCACATGAAATTGAGAAGCCCGAGGTAGTCATCGGTGTTGGGGCCGCAGGTCTCCTGGTGAATCTTCTTGGGCTCTGCTTGTTCCACGGACACGCGGGCGGTGGACATGGCCATTCTCACGGAGGTCATTCCCACGGAAGTAAGAAAAACAAAAGGGGTAAAATATGCAAGTCTGAAAGACCTTCGGGCGAGGAGACCAACAACCTGGTGGGACATCATAACAGTCCCAATGGCGTGAATACCGAAATACGTAGACATG AGACCAACTGCAGCGAGAGTCAGATGAATGGCATGGCTGCATACGAGGAGCTGGACCATGACACTGGATCCCTCAATATGCGTGGCGTGTTCCTACACGTGCTGGGCGACGCACTGGGGTCTGTCATCGTGGTGGTCAACGCCCTCATCTTCACCTTCGTTTGGAAGCCGTGCCGCACCGGGGAGGCCTGCTACAACCCCTGCATCAACACCCACACTACAGACCACCAGCACGTCAACCACACCCTGGTGGACCTGCTACATGGGGCCAACGGGACGGCTGTGGCACACATGGAGGCCGGGCCCTGCTGGGTGCTCTACCTGGACCCTACTCTCTGCATCATCATGGTGTGCATCCTGCTGTACACCACCTACCCCCTGCTGAAGGAGTCGGCCCTGATCCTGCTCCAGACCGTGCCCAAGCAGATCAACATGCATCGGCTCAACgagcgcctgctcagcctgGAGGGCGTGCTGGCCATCCACGAGCTGCACATCTGGCAGCTGGCCGGCAGCCGTATCATTGCCACCGCCCACATCAAGTGCCAGGACCCCACCTCCTACATGGACGTGGCCAAGCGCATCAAGGACTTCTTCCACGATGAGGGCATCCACGCCACCACCATCCAGCCTGAGTTTGTCACCTTCAACTCAGAGTCGCGCGCCTCCCTGTGTGAGCTGTCCTGCCGGACTCAGTGCGCGCCCAAGCTGTGCTGCGGCGCTGGTGAGAAGCCGGGCTCCGCCGCTGCCGTGGCGGGCCTGGAGAAGGATGCCAACACAGAGGGTGACACGGCGCCTGCCTCAGCCCTGGAGGTGATCAGTGAGAGCCAGGAGCAGGCCTCAGCTGTCAAGGTGGGGC